Part of the Vigna angularis cultivar LongXiaoDou No.4 chromosome 1, ASM1680809v1, whole genome shotgun sequence genome, CCCACAACACCTCATTAGATCTCATCTCATGGCCACAACTCTCAACCTTCTACAACTTTTTACTTTCATCCAAACGCGTTGTCGCCATGACTAGAAGCTATGTCACTATCGCCAAACACCATAGCATCTCCGCTTCAGTCATGAACACGAGAATTAATTTGGGTAGGTCAAGGAATCTCGATCCATTCCACCTGTAATAGTCATAGAATCACTAGTGTGTGTGATTATGTGTTGGTGAGTTCTTGAGTGGTTATGTGTTGGTGGGTTCTCAACTAAAAATTGATTGGAAAGAAGATGAAGTGTTGGATGTAAAGATGAAATGTTGGGTTGAGAAGAAGTTGCAAATGTGTGGTTGTGGGGGAGAAATAGAACAGCAGCAAGAGTAAgcaaatttgattttgttggcaaaaaaacacaaattgaaatcgtaaaacaaaaaagaagaaagagagatatAGATGAAGAAGAACCAAATCATGGtatttattgacaaaatttattgacacatttttttttgtaagtaaTTACAAATGAATATTTCACTTAAACCAACTCAGGAGCTTCCCTTCTCATATAGAAAGAAACAATCTTGAGTCACACTTCCCAtgcaatattttaaaattggaaatatTGGTTTACTTGAGAAAGCCAATCAAGTGGATCTGAAACATCCAAGAAAGCTAATTAGATTTTGCGAAAATGAAGATTTGGAGAAGGAGGAGGTGAAAGTTGGTTAAATGGTGGTATAGTAGTATTTGTGGTTGCTATAGTAAATTTTGCTATAGTGTGTAAAGCCAAAGATATTTGGTGAGAAGATTGGTGGAGAAATGTCTGCGGAGGGGGTGTAGGTGGTTTGGTTGTCATATTGAAAAGGAGGATATTGACAAATATCATGGAGGGTTTCCTACTTGATCTCCAAGTAGAATGACGGGCATGAATGGACGGTTGAAAAGTAGTATAACGAATATCTTGTATGGTTATGGCAACATTAAATTGGGATTGGAAATTGGTTAACTTTTCAAAGATACCTTGCAAGGTTTCTTCAATATCTTATTTTGGTTTAGGGGCAAGAAGGTCAATGAGAGCACAAAATGAATACACTACAAAACAGAAGGAGGGACCtacctaaataaaaaaaataaaaaatttcttttctaCCCTTATATACTGGCTTTTTCCTTTTACTAAGGCCTTGTACACACTAAGAGTGTCTTGTAGCGACAATTGACCCTAATCTAACGGAAATATTCTTTTAGAACAGAGAAATACAGTTTCATATAAACTAATCAACCCTTACAAAATATAATCCCTAAATTTGTTAGGCTTAGCGATGATATGTGGGCCTAGATATGTCCtcgttttctcttttgtttgttGTAAATCTTTCCTGTAGCACTTGCTTCTCTTTTCTAAACgtttttctctttcattattttctctttttaccCATTACCATTAGTAAATGAGTCagcaaatataatattaaaaataaagtgtcTCATAGGTGTTGCTGAATTGAAGGAGTCTATATATCATTTTGTTGTTCCATACAAAGAGTGCATGAATTATCAGTAAAGTTGAATTGCAAGTCACAACAAACATTGAGTAAGCCCTTGTAATGTCTATTTTGTGGACATGTGTAACAAATTGATCTTCCTGACTAACTCGGTTTGCAAATAACTACTTTTGAAGAGTCCTATGTCACAATTGAATTAAACCCTTGAGTAGAATAGTATTATTATAAGAGTTTACAGTGTAAGTTCAGCTGATTAGAGCTCCATTTAGGAGTTCATTCCAAGTATCAGGTAACCCTGGTAAGCACCAGTGACTGCAATCATTTCCTGCATGGTCCCCGCTATAAGCAGAGGGATGTGCATCTTTTCTTAGCTGTGAGAGAAGTGTTATGTCAAGTAGATAAACTTTACTCTTCATGTTCTTCAACACTCTATTCACTATATTTGCTGCAGGAGGTAGACCAGCAGGATATGTTGACCCTCCAAGTGGTTCAAGTTCTCCACTACAGCTCTTCCTCGGTTCATTCCACTCTTCACCTCTGATTCaaaacatcatcatcaaatgcatttCAGTTCGTTAATATTTCCTAAAATAAGGATTTCGGCTAATAACAAGAGTTACTTACTGATAATGAGTGGGAGAAATGCCTTGAAAGAAAACTTTTGTTTTGCTAGGGTCTATGTTTTGATCAACCCATTCACCCCATGTGCTCATTCCTTTATAAAAAGCCTCCAAACGCTCCATGTTCTTTAGTAGATTCGGACCGTCTCTAATGTAATCCCATCTGAAAGGACAACcatgaattgaaaattttactACAATCAATTAGAAATAATAAGATCAATCTATTTATAAGCTAAGTTTGAAGAATGTGTTACATAGAAcaaactcatttttttaatataataatggttaaatttatttatagtttgtagatttttatattaatcttaAAATGATTGGTGAGGGAAATAATACCCTTGAGAATTTCCTGTGTGGGTCCACCAATGCCAGGAGTTGAAGATTAACATGTCCATGCCAATCCAAGCATTACCCGCTTGTATAGAGTCTAGTGTGAGCACGCGTCCAACTTCTTCTCGAACTATGTCCACCAAATATGGTGTGCGATAAAGTTCTATGGTTACTTCATAATCCTGCACAAACCCACCAACAACTCTAGTTACCTTACCACACTTCCATTTTAGTGGCTCAgattatatttcaaattcaatcaTTGTATACACAGATTTAGATGCTTAAAGATTCACGTGGAAAATAGTAACTTGTCTACATAACTTTATTATAtgctaaaataataatactaaaatagTCATGTAAGtacttttaagaataaaattattttattaaatcctcaaaaagatattaaataaaaagggTGAAATtgctactattttttttttcttcacttatTTTCTACGTTGCTACCAATCTATATGGAATGTTTACAAACATTATGCATTGGGGGGTTGGAGATGTTATGCCAAGAAtgagttttaattattatgacATAATAAGTGATTGATGTTGATTAAAGTTAAAGTGTAGAATAATGAAGGCCAATAATTGCAATAGAGCCTCCAAGTTGTACTCCAACACGGGTTGACAAAAGCGTCTCACACACAGCCTGTCAAAGTCTTATTCTGAAGAATCCTAATGGagaacagaaaagaaaaaaaactcagttttgttttatggcttaatcttacaaaaaacagacaaattaattttctgaaacGGGTGTTATAAACAGGGAGTAGAATAAGatggagaaagagagaaaggggTGAAAAATGAAGACACGTGAAAATGTTGGATTTAGTATTATTTGCGAAAAGAGACAAagagaacaaagaaaaaaaaaaagatattaaaggAAACCTGGAAGGTCACTGTGGACAAAGCTTCTCTCCTCACAAAAGTGGTGGTGGCATTGGGCACCGACGCGTGAAGCATGCACGACAATGATTCCCACATGTTCAGACTCAGTGAGTCACCCACAAACATTATCCTCTTACCCCTCCATCTCTTCAAGAAATCCACTCCATCGAACCTAATACAAAAGTTGCAATTACACCAACAGACTCAAATGTTGAAACATATTCCAAAACTAACTTTTGATCCTTTCTAACGAGCAAAACAGAACATGGAAGATTTGCCCTTGAATCTATGCAATAATGGTAACTTCTTTTGAGCCAAGTTAATCT contains:
- the LOC108326036 gene encoding protein trichome birefringence-like 37, which translates into the protein MGAKVNILVVLVLLLVVSLHQARAAKSGNYNVTRLKGRKEITNRCNLFIGSWVIDPSLPLYDSSSCPFIDAEFDCQKYGRPDKQYLKYSWKPDSCALPRFDGVDFLKRWRGKRIMFVGDSLSLNMWESLSCMLHASVPNATTTFVRREALSTVTFQDYEVTIELYRTPYLVDIVREEVGRVLTLDSIQAGNAWIGMDMLIFNSWHWWTHTGNSQGWDYIRDGPNLLKNMERLEAFYKGMSTWGEWVDQNIDPSKTKVFFQGISPTHYQGEEWNEPRKSCSGELEPLGGSTYPAGLPPAANIVNRVLKNMKSKVYLLDITLLSQLRKDAHPSAYSGDHAGNDCSHWCLPGLPDTWNELLNGALIS